GCCCCTTTTAACTCTTAACACTTCCCAGAACAAGACCTTTGGTATAATACTTCTGCAGGAAGGGATAAACCAGAAGAATGGGAACTGTAGAAACAACGATCTGAGCCGAATTGGTGGCCCGACGGCTCATATTGCCGATAATTGCCATCTGCTCTGTGGTCAGATTCTGAATATCCGGAATAGTCAGGATACTCTGCAGATAGGTCTGTAAAGGAACTTTTGCTGAGCTGTTTATATAAATAAGCCCATCAAACCACATATTCCAGTGATAAACAAAAGTAAACAGAACCAGTGTCGCCAGAGCTGGTTTGGCCAGAGGCAGGTAAATTTTTAATAGTATTGTATAATGACTGGCACCATCTATCAAAGCGGATTCTTCAATCGCCTTTGGCAGTTCTCTGAAGAAGTTCATTAGTATAAGAAGATTAAAAACATTCACTGCCGTCGGTAAAATAAGAGCCCAGATAGAATCGAGTAAACCAGTGGATTTAACAATAAGATAGGTGGGAATCATCCCTCCGTTAAAAAGCATGGTAAACACAAAAAACCACACATAGATTTTCCGCCGTCTGAATCGTTCTTTATCTTTTGACAGGGGATAGGCTATCAGAATAATGCATATCAGGTTTATGGGAACTCCTAGAAGAACACGTTTTACAGAGACCAGAAAAGCTGAGTAGAATTTTGTATTATTCAATATGAACCTATAGGATGTCAGTGAGAAATCGACCGGAAACAATCCAACTTTTCCACTGTCAACGGCATCCACTGCACTTAAGGACAGGGATAGAATATGAATCAGGGGCAGTATGCTCACAAGTGTAAACAGGGCCAGTAAAATATAATTCACCACAATAAAGGCTATACGAGAGGGCGAATTCCCCGATAGTACAGTGTTACTTCTGTTCATATGTCCTCCCTTAAAAAATTTTGTAATTACTGTACTTTTTGGCAACAGAATAGGATGAAACCATCACTATCAGAGAGATCACAGATTTAAACAGTCCCACTGCTGTTGCAAGAACAAACTGACCATTTTCAATCCCCATTCGATAGGTATAGGTATCAATAATGTCACCTGTAGAATAGACAGACGGACCGTAGAGCATAAAGATCTGTTCAAATCCGGCATTCATAATATTTCCCATACCCAGAATAGTTAAAAGAATCACCATACCCATAATACTGGGAAAAGTGATATAGAGAGTCTGTTTCCATCGCCCCGCTCCGTCTATGGACGCCGCCTCATACAAGGTCGGATCGATTCCGGTTAAAGCAGCCAGTAGGATAATGGTTGTAAATCCAATTTCCTTCCATAGATCTGTCAGAACAAGCATATAGGGAAATATTTTATCATT
This sequence is a window from Oceanispirochaeta sp. M1. Protein-coding genes within it:
- a CDS encoding carbohydrate ABC transporter permease; the protein is MNRSNTVLSGNSPSRIAFIVVNYILLALFTLVSILPLIHILSLSLSAVDAVDSGKVGLFPVDFSLTSYRFILNNTKFYSAFLVSVKRVLLGVPINLICIILIAYPLSKDKERFRRRKIYVWFFVFTMLFNGGMIPTYLIVKSTGLLDSIWALILPTAVNVFNLLILMNFFRELPKAIEESALIDGASHYTILLKIYLPLAKPALATLVLFTFVYHWNMWFDGLIYINSSAKVPLQTYLQSILTIPDIQNLTTEQMAIIGNMSRRATNSAQIVVSTVPILLVYPFLQKYYTKGLVLGSVKS